From the genome of Hevea brasiliensis isolate MT/VB/25A 57/8 unplaced genomic scaffold, ASM3005281v1 Scaf126, whole genome shotgun sequence, one region includes:
- the LOC131176478 gene encoding proline-rich receptor-like protein kinase PERK13, with the protein MGIPSSLPTNPNPSPSPPLPQSPPPQMSPPPQSPPSQTLPLPPGQTPTLIPPTPLSPQTEQQNETPIFETQFPKPIPESAPTQTKSKGKTKKAAGRPKKAPVGKRKRAPSVPFDLNSPPQPSSEPVSKRTRSSSQIPPPAVQTPVSQSRLNSPTAPVSSANNIEELLPVSGESYRDGTMLLHMDVCEKVGNTYALLQQHPEASGTADPTTFAPAKPQLTTALQFSADILSPLRSLESKIASFTVQPSVPSPDTTDILATLKSLEVKIDTMASDHNEPTAGPEADPDVATKP; encoded by the exons ATGGGTATTCCATCATCTCTAcccacaaaccctaaccccagtcccAGTCCGCCGCTTCCTCAATCACCACCACCGCAAATGTCGCCGCCACCTCAATCACCACCATCGCAAACGCTGCCGCTACCCCCAGGCCAAACACCAACTCTCATTCCGCCGACCCCCCTCTCGCCACAAACTGAGCAGCAAAATGAGACACCCATTTTTGAAACTCAGTTCCCAAAACCAATACCTGAATCTGCGCCTACTCAAACGAAATCTAAAGGTAAAACTAAAAAGGCTGCAGGTAGACCCAAGAAAGCCCCTGTCGGAAAACGAAAAAGAGCACCCTCTGTTCCTTTTGATCTAAACTCTCCACCTCAACCTTCCTCTGAACCAGTCAGCAAAAGGACTAGGTCCTCCTCGCAAATTCCACCACCAGCGGTCCAAACCCCTGTATCTCAGTCACGCTTAAACTCTCCAACAGCACCTGTGTCCTCTGCCAATAATATAGAGGAG CTGCTGCCAGTTTCTGGTGAATCATATAGAGACGGCACAATGTTGCTACAcatggatgtttgtgagaaagtAGGAAATACCTATGCTTTGTTACAGCAGCATCCTGAAGCCAGTGGTACTGCAGACCCCACTACCTTTGCACCAGCAAAACCCCAACTAACCACTGCCCTGCAGTTTTCAGCAGACATTTTGTCCCCCttaagatccttggaatccaAAATAGCAAGTTTCACTGTGCAACCATCTGTTCCCTCACCTGACACCACAGATATCCTTGCTACCTTGAAGAGCTTAGAAGTTAAAATTGATACCATGG cttcagatcacaaTGAACCTACTGCAGGACCTGAAGCAGACCCTGATGTAGCAACAAAGCCTTGA